The following are encoded together in the Campylobacter devanensis genome:
- a CDS encoding capsule biosynthesis protein, which yields MRLEERITGIKGKNVLLLQGPMGDFFNKLDNICTKKGAFVTRIGFNAGDAYFSKSKNYIAYKAKPKQWPKFINKFYQDNNIDIVFLFGDCRFYHKMAIKIARNLGISVYVFEEGYLRPGFITMESYGVNNHSKMPRDREFYDAYKPLTKPFSAKSTSTYALMAWWAVQYYLIANIFYFLYPNYIHHRDFSPIREGFYGIRNLFRKIKYKFSEKNLNERLNGELSGRYYFVALQTHDDFQVRTHSRFKTMESFIEYIISSFSKNAPKDMILIFKHHPMDRGKKNYSSYIGYLAQIYKVEGRVMAAFDAHLPTIIKNSKAVILINSTVGLNALSYSKPVICLGKSMYDIKGLTTKDINLDKFWTIQSKVDSELYAKFRAYLIDNTQIIGSYYLKDGVEFK from the coding sequence ATGAGATTAGAAGAGAGAATTACTGGTATTAAAGGCAAAAATGTCTTGCTTTTACAAGGTCCTATGGGGGATTTTTTTAATAAGCTTGATAATATTTGTACCAAAAAGGGCGCTTTTGTAACTAGAATTGGATTTAATGCTGGTGATGCCTATTTTTCTAAAAGTAAAAATTATATCGCATATAAAGCCAAACCAAAGCAGTGGCCTAAATTTATAAATAAATTTTATCAAGATAATAATATTGATATTGTCTTTTTATTTGGGGATTGTAGATTTTATCACAAAATGGCTATTAAGATAGCTAGGAATTTGGGGATTAGTGTTTATGTCTTTGAAGAGGGGTATTTGCGTCCTGGATTTATCACAATGGAGTCTTATGGGGTCAATAACCACTCTAAAATGCCTAGAGATAGGGAATTTTATGATGCTTACAAGCCACTAACCAAGCCATTTTCAGCTAAATCCACCTCTACTTATGCCTTGATGGCGTGGTGGGCGGTGCAGTATTATCTCATAGCAAATATATTCTATTTTTTATATCCTAACTACATTCATCATCGTGATTTTTCGCCTATTAGAGAGGGGTTTTATGGGATTCGCAATCTTTTTAGAAAGATTAAATATAAATTTAGCGAAAAAAATTTAAATGAGCGTTTAAATGGGGAGCTAAGTGGGAGATACTATTTTGTAGCACTTCAAACTCATGATGATTTTCAGGTTAGAACTCACTCTAGATTTAAGACTATGGAGAGCTTTATTGAGTATATTATCTCATCATTTTCTAAGAATGCGCCTAAGGATATGATTTTGATCTTTAAGCATCATCCGATGGATAGAGGCAAGAAAAATTATAGCTCATATATTGGCTATTTAGCTCAAATTTATAAGGTTGAAGGGCGTGTGATGGCTGCATTTGATGCTCATTTGCCTACAATAATCAAAAACTCAAAAGCTGTAATTTTAATCAATAGCACCGTCGGGCTAAATGCCCTAAGCTACTCTAAGCCTGTAATTTGCCTTGGAAAATCTATGTATGATATCAAAGGCCTTACTACAAAAGATATAAATTTAGATAAATTTTGGACTATTCAATCTAAGGTTGATAGCGAGCTTTATGCCAAATTTAGGGCATATTTGATAGATAATACACAGATAATTGGGAGCTATTATCTAAAAGATGGGGTGGAATTTAAATAA
- a CDS encoding ABC transporter ATP-binding protein has product MIKLDNLTKFYPLSNGDKHFVFREFTFTFPDDCSIGLIGRNGAGKSTLMRLLSGADIPNAGRVITDKKISWPVGLAGGFQSSLSARDNVKFVARVYGYRGEALEEKVRYIEEFAEIGKYFDEPMNTYSSGMRSRIGFGLSMAFDFDYYLIDEAGAVGDAKFKKKSDAIYKEKLSNSKVIMVSHNMAEIKQWCDKIILVNSGMTTVYDDVDEGIEMYKRICS; this is encoded by the coding sequence ATGATAAAATTAGACAATTTAACCAAATTTTACCCACTAAGCAATGGCGATAAGCACTTTGTCTTTCGTGAATTTACCTTCACATTTCCTGATGATTGTAGTATAGGCTTAATCGGTAGAAACGGCGCTGGTAAATCCACTCTTATGCGACTTTTGAGCGGGGCTGATATCCCAAATGCTGGCAGAGTCATCACGGATAAGAAAATCTCATGGCCGGTTGGTCTAGCTGGTGGATTTCAAAGTTCACTTTCAGCTAGGGATAATGTGAAGTTTGTAGCTAGAGTTTATGGATATAGGGGCGAGGCCTTAGAAGAGAAGGTGCGTTATATTGAGGAATTTGCTGAGATTGGTAAATACTTTGATGAACCGATGAACACCTACTCATCAGGTATGCGATCACGCATAGGATTTGGGCTTAGTATGGCTTTTGACTTTGATTATTATTTGATAGATGAGGCCGGGGCTGTAGGCGATGCTAAATTTAAGAAAAAAAGCGATGCTATATATAAAGAAAAACTAAGCAATTCCAAGGTTATAATGGTATCGCACAATATGGCCGAGATAAAGCAGTGGTGCGATAAGATAATCTTAGTAAATAGCGGAATGACTACAGTTTATGATGATGTAGATGAAGGAATTGAAATGTATAAAAGGATATGCAGTTGA
- a CDS encoding GDP-L-fucose synthase family protein, with protein sequence MEKNSKIYIAGHRGLVGSAILRKLQNDGYLNLIYKTHDELDLTNQQEVKKFFEIEKPEFVILCAAKAGGIGANSKYRADFIYQNLMIECNVIHQAYLNGVKKLLFIASTTVYPKNATLPTNESWMLKGDLDYANKPYALSKIAGCLMCESYNLQYNTNFISITPTNLYGNNDKFDLEKSHVVPGILRKMHLAKLLNENRYDELLNDLNMPNLDEALVYLNKFGINENSVEIWGDGTPTREFLHSDDLAEAALFIMKKINFKDLIDNSQEIQNTHLNIGPNENITIKELATLIKEIVGFKGDLTFNANRPNGAMNKLTDCSKIHSLGWKHKINLEEGVKMLYQWYKNGGV encoded by the coding sequence ATGGAGAAAAACTCTAAAATTTATATCGCAGGGCATAGAGGTCTAGTCGGTAGTGCTATTTTACGAAAATTACAAAATGATGGTTATCTAAATTTGATATATAAAACACATGATGAATTAGATCTTACTAATCAGCAAGAAGTTAAAAAATTTTTTGAGATAGAAAAACCGGAATTTGTGATACTCTGTGCCGCCAAAGCTGGTGGCATAGGCGCCAATAGCAAATATAGAGCAGATTTCATCTATCAAAATTTAATGATAGAGTGTAATGTCATCCATCAAGCATATTTAAATGGTGTTAAAAAATTGCTTTTTATAGCTTCAACTACAGTTTATCCTAAAAACGCCACCTTACCAACTAATGAATCTTGGATGTTAAAAGGTGATTTGGATTATGCTAATAAGCCTTATGCCTTATCCAAAATCGCTGGTTGTTTGATGTGTGAGTCCTATAATTTACAATACAACACAAATTTTATATCCATAACCCCTACAAATTTATATGGGAATAATGATAAATTTGATTTAGAAAAATCACATGTAGTCCCTGGAATTTTAAGAAAAATGCACTTAGCCAAACTCCTAAATGAAAATAGATATGATGAGCTACTAAATGATTTAAATATGCCAAATTTAGATGAAGCTTTAGTTTATTTAAACAAATTTGGTATAAATGAAAATAGCGTAGAAATATGGGGCGATGGGACTCCTACAAGAGAATTTTTACATAGTGATGATCTAGCAGAGGCCGCCTTGTTTATCATGAAAAAGATAAACTTTAAAGATCTTATCGATAACTCACAAGAGATACAAAATACCCATCTAAATATAGGCCCAAATGAAAATATTACAATTAAAGAGCTAGCAACATTAATCAAAGAGATAGTTGGATTTAAAGGCGATTTGACCTTTAACGCTAATCGCCCTAATGGAGCAATGAATAAACTAACTGATTGTTCAAAAATTCACTCTTTAGGCTGGAAACATAAAATAAATTTAGAAGAAGGAGTCAAAATGCTGTATCAATGGTATAAAAATGGGGGGGTATGA
- the kpsM gene encoding capsule polysaccharide transporter KpsM, whose translation MLNVIRALFFRELKTRFGKNRHLGYFWVVGEPLMQILVITTLVTLIREYITNLSIPGGTPVFMFLACGIIPFFMFRNIVTQLMGGIAGNLTLFFYKPVRPIHVFLARTLLEFYMYSLIFFCVMVLAGWIMGYDVLPRDFLAMFVSLALMVLSGFSLGVIFAIITHFMEPLKIVLTYFTAALYMLSCVIFPIWIIPSNILQYMLYNPMLHICESIKYYYFDGYPLADGVNLAYPLVFNVVLLFIGFWFYYYKRRELVASRP comes from the coding sequence GTGCTAAATGTCATAAGGGCGCTATTTTTTAGAGAGCTAAAAACTAGATTTGGCAAAAATAGGCATCTAGGATACTTCTGGGTAGTTGGTGAGCCACTGATGCAAATCCTTGTGATAACTACTTTAGTAACCTTGATCCGTGAGTATATCACGAATTTATCTATCCCTGGTGGGACGCCTGTTTTTATGTTTTTGGCTTGTGGGATAATTCCTTTTTTTATGTTTAGAAATATTGTTACGCAGCTTATGGGCGGGATAGCTGGGAATTTAACTCTATTTTTTTATAAGCCTGTTAGGCCAATTCATGTATTTTTAGCTAGAACTTTGCTTGAGTTTTATATGTACTCTTTGATATTTTTTTGTGTGATGGTTTTGGCTGGGTGGATAATGGGCTATGATGTCTTGCCTAGGGATTTTTTGGCTATGTTTGTTAGTTTGGCCTTGATGGTGCTATCTGGATTTAGCCTTGGTGTGATATTTGCGATTATTACGCATTTTATGGAGCCGCTTAAGATTGTTTTGACATATTTTACAGCTGCTTTGTATATGCTATCTTGTGTGATTTTTCCCATTTGGATAATTCCATCTAATATATTACAATATATGCTTTATAACCCTATGCTTCATATTTGCGAGAGTATAAAATATTATTATTTTGATGGATATCCGCTAGCTGATGGTGTGAATTTGGCTTATCCATTGGTTTTTAATGTAGTGCTATTATTTATAGGATTTTGGTTTTACTATTATAAAAGAAGAGAATTGGTAGCGAGCAGACCATGA
- a CDS encoding DegT/DnrJ/EryC1/StrS family aminotransferase, with amino-acid sequence MQGYSLASSTWDEKELNAINEVIKSDIFTMGKKVAEFEKDFAKFVGSKYAVMTSSGSTANLIATAALFYTKNNKLKRGDEVIVPAVSWSTTYYPLHQYGLKLKFVDVDLHTLNYDLEALKNAISNKTKMIMCVNLLGNPNDFDAIKAMICDKNIILLEDNCESMGAEYKGKQAGTFGIMGTFSTFYSHHMATMEGGFVVTDDEDLYHILLCLRAHGWTRNLPKENLVAPKSDDWFSESFRFVLPGYNVRPVEMSGAIGIEQLKKLPNFLKHRRENAKLFQKYFANHPDFIIQQEIGSSSWFGFSLIIKPTSKLKRADIIKLLEANNIEYRPIATGDFTQNEVIKYFDYEIFGELKNAKYLQENGFFVGNHQIDISNQINLLNSVIVGGGRPLNNKFQISIAYLSELKVA; translated from the coding sequence ATGCAAGGGTATTCTTTGGCATCATCAACTTGGGATGAAAAAGAGTTAAACGCCATTAATGAAGTTATCAAAAGCGATATCTTTACAATGGGCAAGAAAGTAGCCGAATTTGAAAAAGATTTCGCTAAATTTGTCGGATCAAAATACGCCGTTATGACAAGCTCAGGCTCGACAGCGAATTTAATCGCAACTGCAGCGCTATTTTATACCAAAAATAATAAACTAAAAAGAGGCGATGAAGTAATAGTCCCAGCCGTATCTTGGAGCACTACATATTACCCACTTCATCAATATGGCCTTAAACTCAAATTTGTTGATGTAGATTTACATACACTAAATTATGATTTAGAAGCGTTAAAAAATGCTATAAGCAATAAAACAAAGATGATAATGTGTGTCAATTTACTCGGAAATCCAAATGATTTTGATGCTATTAAAGCTATGATTTGTGATAAAAATATAATTTTATTAGAAGATAATTGCGAGTCAATGGGAGCCGAATATAAAGGCAAACAAGCCGGAACATTCGGTATTATGGGGACATTTTCTACATTTTACTCTCACCATATGGCTACTATGGAGGGTGGTTTTGTCGTTACTGATGATGAAGATCTTTATCACATTTTATTATGTCTTAGGGCGCATGGTTGGACTAGGAATTTGCCAAAAGAGAATCTAGTAGCACCAAAAAGCGATGATTGGTTTAGTGAGTCGTTTAGATTTGTATTGCCTGGATACAATGTCCGCCCTGTTGAGATGAGCGGAGCAATTGGTATAGAACAGCTAAAAAAACTTCCAAATTTCTTAAAACATAGAAGAGAAAATGCCAAGCTTTTCCAAAAATACTTCGCAAATCATCCTGATTTTATCATACAACAAGAGATTGGCTCTAGCTCGTGGTTTGGATTTTCACTCATTATAAAACCTACTTCAAAATTAAAAAGAGCTGATATTATCAAACTTTTAGAAGCTAATAATATAGAGTATCGCCCTATTGCTACTGGTGATTTTACTCAAAATGAGGTTATCAAATATTTTGATTACGAAATTTTTGGCGAACTAAAAAACGCAAAATATCTGCAAGAAAATGGATTTTTCGTAGGCAATCACCAAATAGATATTAGTAATCAAATAAATTTGCTAAATAGCGTTATAGTGGGGGGGGGCAGACCTCTAAATAATAAATTTCAAATTTCTATCGCTTATCTTAGCGAGCTAAAGGTTGCGTGA
- a CDS encoding capsular polysaccharide export protein, LipB/KpsS family, translating to MENNKKFLFGFSIWKRKFMVPFLGGNLNFISTFSKDPLLLALKKGLNPSSLVYIWGKKEYPKLQKWCDENGVSIIRVEDGFIRSIGLGSDLTRPYSLVFDDVGIYFDTTKPSRLENILNYHKFSAYELEEAIKLKQNLINSKISKYNDDKDGIITPKNSKKIALVIGQVEDDASVKIGADGMKNIELIKQARSNSPKAHIIYKPHPDVLSGNRIGQVDESEALKYCDEIVTGVSMPVLLDIADEIHTMTSTSGLEAILRGKRVICYGRPFWAGWGLSDDKKPLPRRCRNLNIDELIAGAYIIYPRYIYPVSLETCGASDLVLALQGQKQELQKPINAVLHKIWSLYARIGQKILYVVLFVVKR from the coding sequence ATGGAGAATAATAAGAAATTTTTATTTGGATTTTCTATTTGGAAGCGTAAATTTATGGTGCCATTTTTGGGTGGAAATTTAAATTTCATAAGCACATTTAGCAAAGATCCACTTCTTTTGGCATTAAAAAAGGGATTAAATCCTAGCTCACTAGTCTATATCTGGGGCAAAAAAGAGTATCCAAAACTACAAAAATGGTGCGATGAAAATGGTGTGAGTATAATAAGGGTAGAAGATGGATTTATCCGATCAATCGGGCTAGGGAGCGATCTTACTAGGCCTTATTCTTTGGTTTTTGATGATGTTGGGATATATTTTGATACTACAAAACCAAGTAGATTAGAAAATATATTAAATTATCATAAATTCAGTGCTTATGAGTTAGAAGAGGCAATAAAATTAAAACAAAATTTGATAAATAGCAAAATTTCAAAATATAATGATGATAAAGATGGTATAATTACGCCTAAAAATAGCAAAAAAATAGCCTTAGTTATCGGTCAAGTCGAAGATGACGCTAGTGTAAAAATCGGTGCTGATGGGATGAAAAATATCGAGCTAATCAAACAAGCTAGATCAAACTCCCCTAAAGCTCATATCATCTACAAGCCCCATCCTGATGTGCTAAGTGGCAATAGAATAGGCCAAGTAGATGAGAGCGAGGCGCTAAAATATTGCGATGAGATCGTAACTGGGGTGAGTATGCCTGTGCTACTTGATATAGCTGATGAGATTCACACGATGACCTCTACAAGTGGCTTAGAGGCTATATTGCGTGGTAAAAGGGTTATTTGCTATGGTAGGCCGTTTTGGGCTGGATGGGGGTTGAGCGATGATAAAAAGCCACTTCCAAGGCGTTGTAGAAATTTAAATATAGATGAATTAATCGCTGGAGCCTATATAATCTATCCTAGATATATCTATCCGGTGAGTTTAGAGACTTGTGGGGCTAGTGATTTGGTTTTGGCTTTACAAGGGCAAAAGCAAGAGCTTCAAAAGCCGATAAATGCGGTTTTACATAAGATCTGGTCGCTATATGCTAGAATAGGGCAGAAAATTTTATATGTAGTTTTATTTGTGGTAAAAAGATGA
- a CDS encoding dTDP-4-dehydrorhamnose 3,5-epimerase family protein has protein sequence MAIEFDIQESKKLKGVYIITPNKFRDLRGEIWSAFTSEAIDKLLPNNLRFIHDKFIHSKHNVIRGIHGDKNTYKLATCVYGQIHQVVVDCNENSPTYLQYEEFVIDADNQKMILVPAGFGNAHYVSSQSAVYYYKCAYIGKYTDADEQFTYAWNDPRIGIEWPTTNPILSERDMLITQN, from the coding sequence ATGGCGATAGAATTTGATATACAAGAGTCTAAAAAACTAAAAGGCGTTTATATCATCACTCCTAATAAATTTAGGGATTTAAGGGGTGAGATTTGGTCAGCATTTACTAGCGAAGCTATCGATAAACTCCTTCCAAATAATCTAAGATTTATCCATGATAAATTTATTCACTCAAAGCACAATGTAATCCGTGGCATTCATGGCGATAAAAATACATACAAATTAGCTACTTGCGTATATGGACAAATACACCAAGTAGTAGTAGATTGTAACGAAAACTCACCTACATATTTACAATATGAAGAGTTTGTAATAGATGCTGATAATCAAAAGATGATTTTAGTCCCAGCTGGTTTTGGCAATGCTCATTATGTTAGCTCGCAAAGTGCGGTATATTATTACAAATGTGCATATATAGGTAAATATACAGACGCAGATGAGCAATTTACTTATGCTTGGAATGACCCTAGAATAGGCATAGAGTGGCCTACAACTAATCCGATTTTATCAGAGCGAGATATGCTTATCACACAAAATTAA
- a CDS encoding capsule biosynthesis protein, with amino-acid sequence MNKRTMILRSIKDLKQHKERLNRLDSFKTVIYIMIVVIFYYAFIAADRYVSNVSLSVKSTDGGSPISLSGIESLVGVASSSTEDIKLLQEYIKSFDMLQKLDEKINLRSLYEKQKIDLFFRIYSSTSKESYLKYYRDRIHILFDDTTGLLNVAVEGFSPEDARNISAAILEESERFINEISHNIAREQLRFAQGELESAKQKYKDAKNELLAFQNEYGVFDPQSLAKTKAGFITEIELQISKKETELNTMRSYLNDNAPEIAALKAELRAHKEQLEKEKRKVASNASQDKLNDVVAQFEALYLNLSFAEDVYKTAITAVETTRIEIGRKAKQVVVIQSPYVPDSAAYPNKMYNIITIFVILTLIFGVVRLVRAIIDEHRY; translated from the coding sequence TTGAATAAAAGAACTATGATTTTAAGATCTATTAAGGATCTAAAACAACACAAAGAGCGTCTAAATAGACTTGATAGTTTTAAAACTGTGATTTATATAATGATTGTGGTGATATTTTACTATGCCTTTATCGCTGCTGATAGATATGTTAGTAATGTCTCTCTAAGCGTTAAATCCACAGATGGTGGCTCGCCAATATCTTTAAGCGGGATAGAGAGTTTGGTAGGGGTGGCGTCTAGCTCAACTGAAGATATCAAGCTTTTACAAGAGTATATAAAATCCTTTGATATGCTCCAAAAACTTGATGAAAAGATAAATTTAAGATCGCTTTATGAAAAGCAAAAAATAGATCTATTTTTCCGTATCTACTCATCAACTAGCAAAGAGAGCTATCTAAAATATTATAGAGATAGAATCCATATATTATTTGATGATACAACAGGGCTTTTAAATGTCGCTGTAGAGGGCTTTAGCCCTGAAGATGCTCGTAATATCTCGGCCGCTATTTTAGAAGAGAGTGAGAGATTTATAAATGAAATTTCGCATAATATCGCTAGAGAGCAGCTAAGATTTGCCCAAGGTGAGCTAGAGAGTGCTAAACAAAAGTATAAAGATGCCAAAAATGAGCTTTTGGCTTTTCAAAATGAGTATGGAGTCTTTGACCCTCAAAGCCTAGCTAAAACCAAGGCTGGATTTATCACCGAAATAGAGCTTCAAATATCTAAAAAAGAGACTGAACTCAACACTATGAGAAGTTATCTTAATGACAATGCGCCTGAAATTGCAGCTTTAAAAGCTGAATTAAGAGCGCATAAAGAGCAGTTAGAAAAAGAAAAACGCAAGGTAGCATCCAATGCTTCTCAAGATAAATTAAATGATGTTGTAGCGCAATTTGAGGCTTTGTATCTGAATTTAAGCTTTGCTGAGGATGTATATAAAACCGCTATCACAGCTGTTGAGACAACTAGAATTGAGATCGGTAGAAAGGCTAAGCAAGTAGTAGTGATCCAAAGCCCATATGTACCAGATAGCGCTGCGTATCCAAATAAAATGTATAATATCATCACGATTTTTGTGATTTTGACGCTGATATTTGGGGTTGTGAGGCTAGTTCGTGCTATCATCGATGAGCATAGATATTGA